The Tolypothrix sp. PCC 7712 region TGCGGTAGAGTACCCAGGACGTAAAGTGTACGCCAGAGTTTGGCGGGTACAGGTGGGTACGGTGCCATTGTATTTATTGGACACCAATATTGAACCCAACAACCCCTACGATCATGACATTACCGACCAGCTGTATGGTGGGGATATCGATATGCGTATCCACCAGGAAATCATGCTGGGTATCGGTGGCGTGCAGATGTTAAAAGCATTGGGGTATAAAGTTACTGCTTACCACATGAACGAAGGACACGCCGCCTTCTCTGCCCTAGAACGGATTCGGATGCTGATTCAGGAAGACGGGTTGCATTATGATGATGCGAAACAAGTAGTAGCTTCCAGTAATATTTTCACTACCCATACTCCAGTTCCCGCCGGGATTGACTTGTTCCCGCCCCAGAAAATCTTGGACTACCTGAGATACTATGCAGATATCTTCAACTTACCTGAAGAACAATTTTTAGGACTGGGACGAGAAAATACAGGTGATTTATCTGCACCCTTTAGTATGGCGGTGTTGGCGCTGAAAATGGCGACATTTTCTAATGGTGTAGCGCAGTTGCATGGTGTGGTATCGCGCCAGATGTTTCAAGGGTTGTGGAAGAAGGTTCCAGTTGAAGAAGTGCCGATCGCAGCTATTACTAACGGTGTTCATGCACGGAGTTGTGTAGCAAAATCTACACAAGAGTTGTACGATCGCTATTTAGGGCCAAACTGGTCATCAGCACCACCAGATAATCAATTGTGGGAGAGGATGGACGCGATTCCCGATGAGGAATTGTGGCGCAATCACGAACGCTGTCGCTTGGATATGGTTTTGTATGTGCGAGATCATTTAGTCAAGCATTTACGCGATCGCGGTGCGTCAGGTTCAGAAATTGCTCAAGCACAGGAAGTTTTAGATCCCAACGTTTTAACCATTGGTTTTGCCCGCCGTTTTGCTACCTACAAACGTGCTACCTTGTGGATGCGCGATTTAGAAAGAATCAGGCGGATTCTGCTGGGTGACAAAAACCGCAAAGTCCAATTTGTGATTGCTGGGAAAGCGCACCCCAAAGATATTCCCGGTAAAGAACTCATCCGTGATATCAACCATTTCATCCGTGAACAACATTTAGAAAAACAAGTTGTATTTGTTCCCAATTACGACATCCACATCTCGCGGTTAATGGTGGCTGGTTGCGATATCTGGTTAAATACACCCCGCCGTCCCCGGGAAGCTTCCGGTACTAGCGGGATGAAAGCCGCTATGAACGGCTTACCCAATTTAAGCGTCCTTGATGGTTGGTGGGATGAAGCTGATTACGTTCGCACCGGTTGGGCGATCGGACATGGTGAAAATTACGAAGATCCCAATTATCAGGATGAAGTCGAAGCCAACGCGCTCTACGATTTGTTAGAGAAAGAAGTTGTGCCCTTATTCTACGATCACCGCGATGCTGATGGCTTACCCCGTGCTTGGGTAGCCAAAATGAAAGATGCAATTCGCCTGAATTGTCCATTCTTCAACACCGCCCGCATGGTGCGAGAATATGCTCAACGTGCTTACTTCTCAGCTAGCGATCGCTTCCATACCCTGACTGCGAATAATTACGCGCCAGCTAAAGAACTAGCCGCGTGGAAAGCTAATCTCAGCGATCACTGGTTTAGTATCAAAATCAAAGATATTGACGTATCAGCATCAGCAGATATTGAAGTTAACCAAACCGTTGCAGTCAAAGCCAAAGTAGATTTGGCAACTTTAACAAACAAAGATGTCCAGGTGGAACTTTACCAAGGAGCAATTGATGCTAATGGTGATATAGTCAACGCTTTACCCGTGGTCATGGATTACCAAGGCGAAGATACACAGGGTTTAAGTGTTTACACCGCTAATATCATTTACACCGTCTCTGGTTTGCAAGGCTTGTCTTTGCGCGTGTTACCAAAACACCCGCATTTGTCGAACTCTTACGAACCGAGGTTAATTGCTTGGGCTGAATAAGCCCATTTTAGATTTTGGATTTTGCGTTCGCGTAGCGTGTCGCAGACAAAAGTTGCGTGCGGGGGTTCCCCCCGTTGAGCAAACTTTTCAAGACAGATTTTAGATTAGCAATCCAAAATCTAAAATCTAAAATCCAAAATTCTTTGGGGGACGACAATGTAACCAGTAGTGCGATCGCCTAGCACTAAGTTACGTTGTTCACCCCAATACCACCAATGTGCAGCTACATAAGCGCAGATGAGGCTATCTAATTTATCTTCAACAGCTTTGAGTGCTGCACCTGTGTGGGGAATTTCTGGTAAAAACGAACTACTCAGAGTCAGAGAATGTAGCGGCGGTTCTAGAGTGGGCAAGATTTCCCCAATATAATTATAGAGTTTGAGCAGTTCTAAACGGCGATCGCCCAAGCGTCCTTTTTTGTATTTCAGAATTCGTTCTAAATTGAATAAGTTAACAATCGCCGGGTGGGGAAACACTTCGATTTGATATCTACTGGGTTTTTGCGGTTCAATACTGGGTGCGTGTGCAAAACCCCAAGATTCTAATTCCAAGCCAAAGTTGACAGTGCGCGCTGCAAAAGCTAAACCCAAATTCGCTGGGTAACATCCCGCATGATATTTACCAAAATATTTATGAGTGAGTTTATCAGGAAGACGGCTACCATCGGCGTTGGGAATGAGAGTCGGTGCATCTACGGCGATGAGTGCTGGTTCCTCTGCTGGAACAAAAGTATCAATCCAAGCGAGAATATCTGCGATCGCATCTTTCCTGTCTAAATCCAGAATTTGTAATTTGCCATCAATTAATTCTAAACAGCATAATCCGCTTGGTTGCGATTTCCAACCTAAATCAATACCTAAAAATTTCATCGTTTATTATTTCATACTTGGTTAGGATGCGTTAATAACGCATCCTACGCGTATTTTAAACAATCATGAAAGCTTCACTAGCACTGGTTCTGGCTGAGGTGATGCCGCAGTTGCCAAAGGATCGTAGCCTAATTGTTGAGTAATCCGTTTTCTGGCTAAAACGCGATACTCCCAAAAATGTTCGCCAGCAGCGCATAAACCCAAATACATATTGAGAACTTGCGGCTTTTTCATCAGAATTATCCACAGTTGTCGCCAGAACTGTCCGCGAATTTCTGCTCTTTGGAAGCCTTGCAGCCAAATTAATTTTACAACCAGGCGCAATCCTTGACCTGGAGAAAACTGCATGGTTTGTTTTCCCTCTGTTCTTGAGCCAATATTGAGACATTGCTGAAAACAACGTCTGAGATAGTTTTGCGGTTCATACAAAGTCCAGAAAGTTTCTACATATTCTCTGGCAATTTCCGCTAAGGGGCGAGTCGGTTTAAAATTCATCAAGGAATTCTGATCTCCTACTTCCGTTGCACCCACACCCGTAACTAAACGCTGTTCTTGTTGCAGGCGGTTCCATAAAGCAGTATTGGGTAAAGCTTGGAGAATACCCAACATGGGTTGAGGAATACTGGTTTGTTCTACAAAAGCTTGAATTCGGTTTCCTGCACCTGTGCGTTCGCCATCAAAACCGAGGATAAACCCTGCATATATCAACATTCCCGCTTGATTAATTTTGCGACAAGCTGCAATCAGGGGATTGCGAGTATTTTGTAATTTGTTTGTCACTTGCAAGCTATCTTGATCCGGGGTTTCAATCCCCAGGAAGACTGCATAAAAACCTGCTTCTCGCATTAAATGTAGTAGTTCGTCATCTTCTGCCAAATTCACAGAAGCTTCTGTGATGAAGGTGAAAGGGTAATTATGTTGCTTTACCCAAGGAATCAATTCTCTTAAGAAACGTTTGACGTTACGTTGATTACCAATAAAGTTGTCATCAACAATAAATAGAGAACCCCGCCATCCTAAATCATACAGAGTTTGCAATTCTGCGATCGCTTGGCTTGGTTCTTTGGTGCGTGGTTTCCGCCCATACAGGGTAATGATGTCACAAAATTCGCAGCTAAATGGGCAACCGCGAGAAAACTGCATCGCCATCATCAAATAAGCATCGCGCTTTAACAAGTCAAAACGCGGCATAGGACTCAGGGTTACATCCGGTTTTTCACAGGCGCGAAAGATTCCGCAGCTTTTACCTTGACTCAATGCTGCCAAAAACAGCGGAACCGTAATTTCTCCCTCATCCAAAATTAGATAATGCGCGCCAGAATCTAGCGCATCCTGCGGTAAAGAAGTGGGATAAGGGCCACCAACTGCAACTTTTTTGCCCAATTGCACAGCTTTTTTAATCAAAGCGTGGAAATCTGGCTTCTGCACCAACATCGCGGAGAGAATTACCAAATCACACCATTGCCAATCCGCTGCCGTTTCCAAATTGACATTGCGATCGCAAAATCTAATTTCCCAATCTTCAGGTAAAAGTGCAGCAACAGTAATAATCCCCAATGGGGGAATCGCCGCCTTTAAACCTGCAATTTCCATAAAGCGATCGTAAGACCAAAAGGACTGAGGAAACTGGGGATAAAGCAATAGTGCTTTCATAAATATCCTTAGAGCATCTGTAGTGGACTTTGAACTAAATCAAGATGCAGGGATTAGTTACAGCCTTGGCGCTAGTCCCTACAATAGATTTCTCAACGAATAATTCGCGATCGCAGTGGCTACAACGCTGGTACATTATCTGTACCTAACAAAGCAATTTGCTGTATGTAATTGATTAGAAAATACTTTGGTATTAAATAGATATTTTGAGATATTTTCAAACTCTATTTATAGATTATGTTTGCTCAGTAATTTTAGCAGATTATTTATTTGATCGCCTCTATCTGTAGGCATGTTTAATGTGTATTTATGCACTTCTCTGGGTCAGTTGATATTCCAAATTATTCTCACCTAAAAGGTATATTTTATTATTATACTTGCAAAGTTACTGAGTGAATTATTTTCTATTTAATCCTCAAATACTTACAAATAAAAGCTTTTGCTTACATTAATATAACCTTGGTATGAGTAAGTAAACAATATTGAAGTAATTAATTACCTCGGTAGTATGAGGACATAATTCTGTAATTTGAGAAAATGAAATTGTAAGAGTGAAATATATTACCAATTAACACACACAGTTGCTTTAGTAAAACACATCCGTAAATCTTTTACTGATGGTTGAGCTTTTAAAACTGCAGGGAGGAAGAATTATGAGACAGACATTGTTGACAGCAATAGCCTTATTTAGCACACTATCTTTAGCTGCTCCAATTTCTGCTCAAGCAGGTGAAACCCAAACTCAAGTAAAACGTTTATTACAAACCGGAGCCTGTTCTGGATGTGATTTAACAGGTGTGAATCTTAGCGGCGCTCACTTAATTGGCGCTGATTTGAGAAACGCAAATTTAAAAGGTGCTAATTTAAAAGGCGCAAATTTAGAAGGTGCTGATTTAGCAGGCGCAAATTTAGAAGCGGCGAATTTAACAAAAGCCTTCGCCAGTGGTACCAGCTTCAATAACGCTAACTTGACTAATGCTGATTTAAGCGATTCTCATCTACATAATGCTCAAGTAGATGGCGCTGTGATGATTGGAA contains the following coding sequences:
- a CDS encoding pentapeptide repeat-containing protein, yielding MRQTLLTAIALFSTLSLAAPISAQAGETQTQVKRLLQTGACSGCDLTGVNLSGAHLIGADLRNANLKGANLKGANLEGADLAGANLEAANLTKAFASGTSFNNANLTNADLSDSHLHNAQVDGAVMIGTNLTGADGFDINLGIGGGEE
- a CDS encoding B12-binding domain-containing radical SAM protein; its protein translation is MKALLLYPQFPQSFWSYDRFMEIAGLKAAIPPLGIITVAALLPEDWEIRFCDRNVNLETAADWQWCDLVILSAMLVQKPDFHALIKKAVQLGKKVAVGGPYPTSLPQDALDSGAHYLILDEGEITVPLFLAALSQGKSCGIFRACEKPDVTLSPMPRFDLLKRDAYLMMAMQFSRGCPFSCEFCDIITLYGRKPRTKEPSQAIAELQTLYDLGWRGSLFIVDDNFIGNQRNVKRFLRELIPWVKQHNYPFTFITEASVNLAEDDELLHLMREAGFYAVFLGIETPDQDSLQVTNKLQNTRNPLIAACRKINQAGMLIYAGFILGFDGERTGAGNRIQAFVEQTSIPQPMLGILQALPNTALWNRLQQEQRLVTGVGATEVGDQNSLMNFKPTRPLAEIAREYVETFWTLYEPQNYLRRCFQQCLNIGSRTEGKQTMQFSPGQGLRLVVKLIWLQGFQRAEIRGQFWRQLWIILMKKPQVLNMYLGLCAAGEHFWEYRVLARKRITQQLGYDPLATAASPQPEPVLVKLS
- the glgP gene encoding alpha-glucan family phosphorylase; the protein is MQPIRTFNVSPSLPPRLEPLRRLAYNLHWDWNVESKDLFRRLDPDLWETSHHNPVLMLGTISQGRLLEVVEDEGFLAQMDRAARQLEDYLQERSWYQKQRSNSPKECYAYFSAEFGLVDCLPVYSGGLGVLAGDHLKSASDLGLPLVGVGLLYQQGYFAQYLNADGWQQERYPINDFYNMPLHLERNSDGSELRIAVEYPGRKVYARVWRVQVGTVPLYLLDTNIEPNNPYDHDITDQLYGGDIDMRIHQEIMLGIGGVQMLKALGYKVTAYHMNEGHAAFSALERIRMLIQEDGLHYDDAKQVVASSNIFTTHTPVPAGIDLFPPQKILDYLRYYADIFNLPEEQFLGLGRENTGDLSAPFSMAVLALKMATFSNGVAQLHGVVSRQMFQGLWKKVPVEEVPIAAITNGVHARSCVAKSTQELYDRYLGPNWSSAPPDNQLWERMDAIPDEELWRNHERCRLDMVLYVRDHLVKHLRDRGASGSEIAQAQEVLDPNVLTIGFARRFATYKRATLWMRDLERIRRILLGDKNRKVQFVIAGKAHPKDIPGKELIRDINHFIREQHLEKQVVFVPNYDIHISRLMVAGCDIWLNTPRRPREASGTSGMKAAMNGLPNLSVLDGWWDEADYVRTGWAIGHGENYEDPNYQDEVEANALYDLLEKEVVPLFYDHRDADGLPRAWVAKMKDAIRLNCPFFNTARMVREYAQRAYFSASDRFHTLTANNYAPAKELAAWKANLSDHWFSIKIKDIDVSASADIEVNQTVAVKAKVDLATLTNKDVQVELYQGAIDANGDIVNALPVVMDYQGEDTQGLSVYTANIIYTVSGLQGLSLRVLPKHPHLSNSYEPRLIAWAE
- a CDS encoding DUF429 domain-containing protein, which gives rise to MKFLGIDLGWKSQPSGLCCLELIDGKLQILDLDRKDAIADILAWIDTFVPAEEPALIAVDAPTLIPNADGSRLPDKLTHKYFGKYHAGCYPANLGLAFAARTVNFGLELESWGFAHAPSIEPQKPSRYQIEVFPHPAIVNLFNLERILKYKKGRLGDRRLELLKLYNYIGEILPTLEPPLHSLTLSSSFLPEIPHTGAALKAVEDKLDSLICAYVAAHWWYWGEQRNLVLGDRTTGYIVVPQRILDFRF